A single genomic interval of Hevea brasiliensis isolate MT/VB/25A 57/8 chromosome 4, ASM3005281v1, whole genome shotgun sequence harbors:
- the LOC131179414 gene encoding uncharacterized mitochondrial protein AtMg00810-like: MKSLSESTLYVKRANKNIVIVSLYVDDLLVTGSNATLIEQFKKEMTRVFEMIDLRAMAFFLGMEIKQNQQGIFICQMKYAKEILKKFQMEECKPMSTLMGQKEKFCKEDGTEKVEETNYRSLIGCLMYLTIIRPDILHAMIILSRFLHCASELYLKVAKRVLRYVKGTLDHGILFQQSQDFQFLGFSDSD; the protein is encoded by the coding sequence ATGAAGAGTCTGAGTGAGTCCACTCTTTATGTTAAGCGTGCTAATAAAAATATTGTGATTGTCTCACTTTATGTAGATGATCTCTTAGTGACAGGAAGCAATGCAACACTTATTGAGCAATTCAAGAAAGAAATGACAAGGGTGTTTGAGATGATAGACTTGAGAGCTATGGCATTCTTTCTTGGCATGGAGATCAAACAAAATCAGCAAGGCATTTTCATATGCCAAATGAAGTATGCTAAGGAGATCTTAAAGAAATTCCAAATGGAGGAGTGCAAGCCAATGAGCACTCTTATGGGTCAAAAGGAGAAGTTTTGCAAGGAAGATGGAACTGAGAAAGTGGAGGAGACTAACTACAGAAGTCTTATTGGCTGCTTGATGTATCTCACAATAATAAGACCTGACATACTACATGCTATGATTATTCTGTCCAGATTCTTACATTGTGCTAGTGAATTGTATCTTAAAGTTGCTAAACGTGTGCTTAGATATGTCAAAGGAACACTTGATCATGGAATTTTATTTCAACAAAGCCAGGATTTTCAGTTTCTTGGTTTCTCGGATAGTGACTAG